One window from the genome of Hippoglossus hippoglossus isolate fHipHip1 chromosome 10, fHipHip1.pri, whole genome shotgun sequence encodes:
- the LOC117769795 gene encoding uncharacterized protein LOC117769795 produces MEAIDDFISAPSEELLCQLTKGQLLSLASHYDIEIASGDKRLKDNLREALKASLAEGGILKPSALPAYQHQLDLPQMSDAVLEFRLKELAFRELELEDKEKERILRERQMHLEHERFLKELEFKHAALSSSSSASAQFNVASNIRLVPPFAEKNVERYFAHFERVATVSDWPIHAWTSLLQSVLVGKAQDAYTALNIEDIKDYEKVKGAILRTYELVPEAYRQRFRGLSKLDEQTYVEFAREKEISFSSWCKSQKAETKEDLRQLVLLEDFKDCLPTAVCTYLNQQEVTTLDKAAVLADKFVLTLKVNFDNDQGERKGRTGFNRPRFPTTSSTSSKPPPTVSTAFTRRSATNEELQPPADAMESVSAGL; encoded by the coding sequence ATGGAGGCTATCGATGACTTTATTAGTGCACCCTCGGAGGAGTTGCTTTGTCAGCTCACTAAAGGACAGCTCCTTAGCCTTGCCAGCCATTATGACATTGAGATTGCCAGTGGTGATAAACGTCTTAAAGATAATTTAAGAGAAGCACTTAAGGCTAGCCTAGCAGAAGGAGGCATCCTAAAGCCGTCTGCTTTACCAGCATATCAGCATCAACTTGATCTTCCTCAAATGTCAGATGCTGTGCTGGAGTTCAGGTTGAAGGAGTTGGCGTTTCGAGAATTAGAACTAGAGGATAAAGAAAAAGAGCGTATCCTTAGGGAAAGACAAATGCACCTAGAACATGAGCGTTTCCTAAAAGAGCTTGAATTTAAGCATGCTGCTTTGAGCTCATCCAGTTCTGCCTCGGCTCAGTTTAATGTAGCGAGCAACATCAGACTAGTACCTCCATTTGCTGAGAAAAATGTTGAGAGGTACTTCGCTCATTTTGAACGAGTGGCTACTGTGTCCGACTGGCCAATACATGCCTGGACATCGCTTTTGCAAAGCGTTCTGGTGGGAAAAGCACAAGACGCTTACACTGCTTTAAACATTGAGGATATCAAGGACTATGAAAAAGTTAAAGGTGCTATTCTAAGAACTTATGAGCTCGTTCCTGAGGCGTACCGCCAGCGTTTTAGAGGCCTCAGTAAGCTGGATGAACAAACTTATGTTGAGTTTGCAAGAGAAAAGGAGATCAGTTTTAGCTCTTGGTGCAAGTCACAGAAGGCGGAAACTAAGGAAGATCTTAGACAATTAGTTCTGCTGGAGGACTTTAAAGATTGTCTGCCTACTGCCGTGTGTACTTATCTCAATCAGCAAGAAGTGACCACTCTTGATAAGGCTGCTGTTCTAGCAGACAAGTTTGTATTGACGCTCAAGGTAAACTTTGATAACGACCAAGGTGAGCGAAAAGGAAGGACTGGTTTTAATAGACCTCGGTTTCCAACCACTTCCTCCACCAGCTCAAAACCTCCTCCCACCGTTTCTACAGCTTTCACTAGAAGATCGGCTACT